In the Telopea speciosissima isolate NSW1024214 ecotype Mountain lineage chromosome 2, Tspe_v1, whole genome shotgun sequence genome, one interval contains:
- the LOC122653129 gene encoding rop guanine nucleotide exchange factor 7-like isoform X1, translating into MEEGLVKKSQETKAKKVGFNANVVESESFADSIGEECRESNSSSDTSTSDPTTNEERSNSSSAESSSASPLGWPIRKAEVQNCSLSDVTESKEKAHSEDKQLEKQIPDISEVELMKERFSKLLLGEDMSGCGKGVSTALAISNAITNLCATLFGQLWRLEPLPPEKKSMWRREMEWLLCVSDHIVEFSPSWQTFPDGSKLEVMTCRPRSDLYINLPALRKLDNMLLEILDSFSNTEFWYVDQGIFAPDADGSASFRRPLQRQEEKWWLPVPRVPPGGLQENSRKQLLHKRECTNQILKAAMAINSIALAEMEIPESYLDALPKNGRASLGDMIHRYITSDQFSPEFLLDCIELSSEHQALEIANRVETSIFVWRRRTNSRSLSNTTRSASKSSWEMVKELMVDVDKRELLADRAESLLLCLKQRFPGLPQTTLDMSKIQYNKDVGKSILESYSRVLESLAFNIVARIDDLLYVDDLTKNSDEYSSIPTVSVIAHKRVFIPYSVPVSSTPYAMAFTTSSFSPAPLVSPARGERRLPFLNGNKPYYRGFGVKKVLTDYLGVDLKGKSSSNSVTGSDTTSSSAQETPARWPSMENLEIHRGIVSPPPQD; encoded by the exons ATGGAGGAGGGTTTGGTCAAGAAGAGTCAAGAAACAAAAGCGAAGAAGGTTGGATTCAATGCGAATGTGGTTGAAAGTGAGTCATTTGCAGATTCGATTGGAGAGGAGTGCAGGGAGAGCAATTCCAGCTCTGATACATCGACATCTGATCCGACGACTAATGAAGAAAGGAGTAATAGCAGTTCGGCAGAGTCATCTTCTGCATCACCATTAGGTTGGCCTATCCGGAAGGCGGAGGTGCAAAATTGTTCACTTTCTGATGTCACCGAATCTAAAGAGAAAGCCCATTCGGAAGATAAACAATTAGAGAAACAAATACCAGACATTTCTG AGGTTGAGTTGATGAAggagaggttttcaaaattgcTGCTTGGGGAAGACATGTCTGGATGTGGGAAAGGGGTTAGCACAGCATTGGCGATTTCGAATGCCATTACTAATCTCTGTG CAACGCTCTTTGGGCAACTTTGGAGATTAGAGCCCCTACCACCTGAGAAGAAATCAATGTGGCGAAGAGAGATGGAGTGGCTTCTTTGTGTCAGTGATCACATTGTTGAATTTTCTCCCTCTTGGCAAACATTTCCTGATGGAAGCAAGCTTGAG GTTATGACTTGCAGACCTCGATCAGATCTCTATATTAATCTCCCAGCACTGCGTAAACTAGACAACATGCTTCTT GAGATATTGGATAGCTTTAGCAATACAGAATTCTGGTATGTCGACCAAGGAATTTTCGCCCCAGATGCTGATGGATCAGCTTCTTTCCGTAGACCTCTTCAGCGTCAAGAGGAAAAGTGGTGGCTGCCTGTTCCTCGTGTCCCGCCTGGTGGTCTCCAAGAAAATTCTAGGAAGCAGTTGCTACACAAGCGTGAGTGCACAAATCAAATCCTTAAAGCTGCCATGGCTATTAACAGCATTGCATTGGCTGAAATGGAAATCCCTGAATCATACTTGGATGCTTTACCAAAG AATGGAAGAGCAAGCCTGGGAGACATGATCCACCGTTACATAACATCTGATCAGTTCTCTCCCGAATTCCTTCTTGATTGCATAGAACTATCTTCTGAACACCAGGCTCTTGAGATTGCGAACCGTGTTGAAACCTCTATATTTGTCTGGCGCCGAAGAACAAACTCAAGGTCTTTGAGTAATACAACCCGCTCTGCTTCAAAGTCATCCTGGGAGATGGTCAAGGAGTTGATGGTTGATGTGGATAAGAGGGAGTTGCTTGCAGATCGAGCTGAAAGCCTCTTGCTTTGCTTGAAGCAGCGTTTCCCAGGTCTGCCACAGACTACTTTGGATATGAGCAAGATTCAATACAACAAG GATGTTGGGAAATCTATTCTAGAGAGCTATTCCAGAGTTTTGGAGAGCCTGGCATTTAACATTGTTGCCCGTATTGATGATCTTCTCTATGTTGATGACTTGACCAAGAATTCCGATGAGTACTCCTCCATTCCCACTGTCAGTGTGATTGCTCACAAAAGGGTTTTTATACCATACTCAGTGCCCGTCTCAAGCACTCCATATGCAATGGCTTTTACCACGTCGAGCTTCTCACCTGCACCTCTAGTTAGCCCTGCAAGAGGAGAGAGGCGGCTTCCCTTCCTCAATGGCAACAAACCTTATTATCGTGGGTTTGGAGTAAAGAAAGTCTTGACTGATTATCTTGGAGTGGATTTGAAAGGAAAAAGCTCTAGTAATTCAGTTACAGGATCAGATACTACCTCGAGTTCAGCTCAAGAAACACCAGCAAGATGGCCTAGCATGGAAAATTTGGAGATCCATAGAGGGATTGTAAGCCCTCCACCACAGGACTAA
- the LOC122653129 gene encoding rop guanine nucleotide exchange factor 7-like isoform X2, whose translation MEEGLVKKSQETKAKKVGFNANVVESESFADSIGEECRESNSSSDTSTSDPTTNEERSNSSSAESSSASPLGWPIRKAEVQNCSLSDVTESKEKAHSEDKQLEKQIPDISEVELMKERFSKLLLGEDMSGCGKGVSTALAISNAITNLCATLFGQLWRLEPLPPEKKSMWRREMEWLLCVSDHIVEFSPSWQTFPDGSKLEVMTCRPRSDLYINLPALRKLDNMLLEILDSFSNTEFWYVDQGIFAPDADGSASFRRPLQRQEEKWWLPVPRVPPGGLQENSRKQLLHKRECTNQILKAAMAINSIALAEMEIPESYLDALPKNGRASLGDMIHRYITSDQFSPEFLLDCIELSSEHQALEIANRVETSIFVWRRRTNSRSLSNTTRSASKSSWEMVKELMVDVDKRELLADRAESLLLCLKQRFPGLPQTTLDMSKIQYNKDVGKSILESYSRVLESLAFNIVARIDDLLYVDDLTKNSDEYSSIPTVSVIAHKRVFIPYSVPVSSTPYAMAFTTSSFSPAPLVSPARGERRLPFLNGNKPYYRGFGVKKVLTDYLGVDLKGKSSSNSVTGSDTTSSSAQETPAR comes from the exons ATGGAGGAGGGTTTGGTCAAGAAGAGTCAAGAAACAAAAGCGAAGAAGGTTGGATTCAATGCGAATGTGGTTGAAAGTGAGTCATTTGCAGATTCGATTGGAGAGGAGTGCAGGGAGAGCAATTCCAGCTCTGATACATCGACATCTGATCCGACGACTAATGAAGAAAGGAGTAATAGCAGTTCGGCAGAGTCATCTTCTGCATCACCATTAGGTTGGCCTATCCGGAAGGCGGAGGTGCAAAATTGTTCACTTTCTGATGTCACCGAATCTAAAGAGAAAGCCCATTCGGAAGATAAACAATTAGAGAAACAAATACCAGACATTTCTG AGGTTGAGTTGATGAAggagaggttttcaaaattgcTGCTTGGGGAAGACATGTCTGGATGTGGGAAAGGGGTTAGCACAGCATTGGCGATTTCGAATGCCATTACTAATCTCTGTG CAACGCTCTTTGGGCAACTTTGGAGATTAGAGCCCCTACCACCTGAGAAGAAATCAATGTGGCGAAGAGAGATGGAGTGGCTTCTTTGTGTCAGTGATCACATTGTTGAATTTTCTCCCTCTTGGCAAACATTTCCTGATGGAAGCAAGCTTGAG GTTATGACTTGCAGACCTCGATCAGATCTCTATATTAATCTCCCAGCACTGCGTAAACTAGACAACATGCTTCTT GAGATATTGGATAGCTTTAGCAATACAGAATTCTGGTATGTCGACCAAGGAATTTTCGCCCCAGATGCTGATGGATCAGCTTCTTTCCGTAGACCTCTTCAGCGTCAAGAGGAAAAGTGGTGGCTGCCTGTTCCTCGTGTCCCGCCTGGTGGTCTCCAAGAAAATTCTAGGAAGCAGTTGCTACACAAGCGTGAGTGCACAAATCAAATCCTTAAAGCTGCCATGGCTATTAACAGCATTGCATTGGCTGAAATGGAAATCCCTGAATCATACTTGGATGCTTTACCAAAG AATGGAAGAGCAAGCCTGGGAGACATGATCCACCGTTACATAACATCTGATCAGTTCTCTCCCGAATTCCTTCTTGATTGCATAGAACTATCTTCTGAACACCAGGCTCTTGAGATTGCGAACCGTGTTGAAACCTCTATATTTGTCTGGCGCCGAAGAACAAACTCAAGGTCTTTGAGTAATACAACCCGCTCTGCTTCAAAGTCATCCTGGGAGATGGTCAAGGAGTTGATGGTTGATGTGGATAAGAGGGAGTTGCTTGCAGATCGAGCTGAAAGCCTCTTGCTTTGCTTGAAGCAGCGTTTCCCAGGTCTGCCACAGACTACTTTGGATATGAGCAAGATTCAATACAACAAG GATGTTGGGAAATCTATTCTAGAGAGCTATTCCAGAGTTTTGGAGAGCCTGGCATTTAACATTGTTGCCCGTATTGATGATCTTCTCTATGTTGATGACTTGACCAAGAATTCCGATGAGTACTCCTCCATTCCCACTGTCAGTGTGATTGCTCACAAAAGGGTTTTTATACCATACTCAGTGCCCGTCTCAAGCACTCCATATGCAATGGCTTTTACCACGTCGAGCTTCTCACCTGCACCTCTAGTTAGCCCTGCAAGAGGAGAGAGGCGGCTTCCCTTCCTCAATGGCAACAAACCTTATTATCGTGGGTTTGGAGTAAAGAAAGTCTTGACTGATTATCTTGGAGTGGATTTGAAAGGAAAAAGCTCTAGTAATTCAGTTACAGGATCAGATACTACCTCGAGTTCAGCTCAAGAAACACCAGCAAGATG A